A DNA window from Acidimicrobiia bacterium contains the following coding sequences:
- a CDS encoding Gfo/Idh/MocA family oxidoreductase codes for MSRPGAAVVGTGFGTRVHVPALRAAGFEIVALVGRDAERTRRRADRVDVPHALTDVDAALARSDVVAVTIATPPNAHAPIAIAAAESGKHVLCEKPFALDEAEAAAMLRAAERAGVTHLVGHEFRFAPERAVVGRAIAEGRLGQVRLASLVQFVPLVAAPDAPTPWWWFDATAGGGWLGASGSHVVDQVRAWLGEFAEVSARLPTVSDRRGVAEDTFTVRFRLRAGVDGVLQQTAAAWGPVSGLTRVAGTRGSAWVDGSEAWIADAAGSRRLEIPPDLALPEPPPASADPRHRFTHLELGPFTRLCEALRAGVEGRAPSAAVPLPSFVDGVAEMRVLDAIRASAAASGATVAV; via the coding sequence GTGAGCCGACCGGGCGCCGCCGTCGTCGGGACCGGGTTCGGAACCCGGGTCCACGTCCCCGCCCTCCGGGCCGCCGGGTTCGAGATCGTCGCGCTGGTCGGCCGCGACGCCGAGCGAACCCGCCGCCGGGCCGACCGGGTCGACGTGCCGCACGCGCTGACCGACGTCGACGCGGCGCTGGCCCGCTCGGACGTCGTCGCGGTGACGATCGCGACGCCGCCGAACGCCCACGCGCCGATCGCCATCGCCGCCGCTGAGTCGGGCAAGCACGTGCTCTGCGAGAAGCCGTTCGCGCTCGATGAGGCGGAGGCCGCGGCGATGCTGCGAGCGGCCGAGCGCGCGGGCGTGACGCACCTCGTCGGGCACGAGTTCCGGTTCGCCCCCGAGCGGGCCGTGGTCGGGCGCGCCATCGCCGAGGGTCGCCTCGGCCAGGTGCGGCTGGCCTCCTTGGTCCAGTTCGTGCCCCTCGTCGCCGCGCCGGACGCGCCCACACCGTGGTGGTGGTTCGACGCCACCGCCGGTGGCGGCTGGCTCGGCGCGTCCGGCTCGCACGTCGTGGACCAGGTGCGGGCGTGGCTCGGCGAGTTCGCCGAGGTCAGCGCCCGCCTGCCGACCGTGTCCGACCGGCGGGGGGTGGCCGAGGACACCTTCACGGTGCGCTTCCGGCTCCGCGCCGGTGTCGACGGAGTGCTCCAGCAGACCGCCGCGGCGTGGGGCCCCGTCAGCGGGCTGACGCGGGTCGCCGGCACCCGGGGCAGCGCCTGGGTCGACGGATCCGAGGCCTGGATCGCCGACGCGGCGGGGAGCCGGCGCCTCGAGATCCCGCCCGACCTCGCGCTCCCCGAGCCGCCGCCTGCGAGCGCGGACCCCCGGCACCGCTTCACCCACCTCGAGCTCGGCCCCTTCACCCGCCTCTGCGAGGCGCTGCGGGCCGGCGTCGAGGGACGCGCGCCGTCAGCCGCGGTGCCGCTGCCGAGCTTCGTCGACGGGGTCGCCGAGATGCGGGTCCTCGACGCCATCCGGGCGTCGGCGGCGGCGAGCGGCGCGACGGTCGCGGTCTGA
- a CDS encoding phosphotransferase has protein sequence MTAAAPPLGVDELTAPWLAGALGAPVTDVEVLDAHSGTTGRVRLAVTYEGGATNGPASVFVKLAPFDERQRRFVDAVGLGVAEATFYRDVAASTPVRVPRVWHAAVDGGRYVMVLEDLEASGCRFPRPDDADVGELAGRIVDELAALHARFWGSEALRTGPLAFVRQGARLAFGGGGPFIARAVDRFAAEMPPVFTRLGELYVARAPEIASLFEVEPRTLAHGDPHLGNLFVDGHRPGFFDWGMVMARAGMWDVAYVLCGSVPTEVRRAHEQAWIRRYRDGLAAGGVALDAATAWDQYRLFAVYAWASATSTAGVGERWQSAAVGRGGMARATAAVDDLDAVAYLERRLTAARP, from the coding sequence GTGACCGCCGCCGCGCCCCCGCTCGGCGTCGACGAGCTGACGGCGCCGTGGCTGGCCGGCGCGCTCGGCGCCCCCGTCACCGACGTCGAGGTGCTCGACGCCCACTCGGGCACGACCGGGCGCGTGCGCCTGGCCGTCACCTACGAGGGCGGGGCGACGAACGGGCCGGCGTCGGTGTTCGTGAAGCTCGCGCCCTTCGACGAGCGCCAGCGGCGCTTCGTCGACGCCGTCGGGCTCGGCGTGGCCGAGGCGACCTTCTACCGGGACGTCGCCGCCTCGACCCCGGTGCGCGTCCCCCGGGTGTGGCACGCCGCCGTCGACGGGGGCCGCTACGTGATGGTGCTCGAGGACCTGGAGGCGAGCGGGTGCCGCTTCCCCCGTCCCGACGACGCCGACGTCGGGGAGCTCGCCGGCCGGATCGTGGACGAGCTGGCGGCCCTCCACGCCCGGTTCTGGGGATCGGAAGCGCTGCGAACGGGCCCGCTCGCGTTCGTCCGCCAGGGCGCCCGGCTCGCCTTCGGCGGCGGCGGCCCGTTCATCGCCCGCGCCGTGGACCGGTTCGCGGCCGAGATGCCGCCGGTGTTCACCCGCCTCGGGGAGCTGTACGTCGCCCGGGCACCCGAGATCGCGTCGCTCTTCGAGGTCGAGCCCCGCACCCTCGCCCACGGCGACCCGCACCTCGGCAACCTCTTCGTGGACGGGCACCGGCCGGGGTTCTTCGACTGGGGGATGGTCATGGCCCGGGCCGGCATGTGGGACGTCGCCTACGTGCTGTGCGGGTCGGTGCCGACCGAGGTCCGCCGCGCCCACGAGCAGGCGTGGATCCGCCGCTACCGGGACGGCCTGGCCGCCGGCGGCGTGGCGCTCGACGCGGCGACGGCGTGGGATCAGTACCGGCTGTTCGCGGTGTACGCGTGGGCGTCGGCGACGTCGACGGCCGGCGTCGGGGAGCGCTGGCAGAGCGCCGCGGTCGGGCGCGGCGGGATGGCCCGGGCCACGGCCGCCGTCGACGACCTCGACGCCGTCGCCTACCTCGAGCGCCGGCTCACGGCGGCGCGCCCATGA
- a CDS encoding TIM barrel protein — MRYPLGVLDLVFGPASPSESSRRAAALGYEHIDVVVDVDAATLALPVGCPTAFPKPQPGWCSTPAPRAGPGMWERTVRWFRDAPGALLEPWAGATVCSRETVEAMRAEVPGLRLLVDTGHVADWGGDPLELLEHADHVQLRQGRPGATQVHVDDPTGVVDFGAVLARLDALDYRGRLSVEYFDLPEYGWPLADPLGWAQALTARVRALMGAPP, encoded by the coding sequence GTGCGATACCCGCTCGGCGTGCTCGACCTGGTGTTCGGTCCGGCGTCACCGTCGGAGAGCTCCCGCCGGGCCGCCGCCCTCGGCTACGAGCACATCGACGTGGTCGTGGACGTCGACGCCGCGACGCTGGCGCTGCCCGTCGGCTGCCCGACCGCGTTCCCGAAGCCGCAGCCCGGGTGGTGCTCGACGCCGGCGCCGCGCGCCGGGCCCGGCATGTGGGAGCGGACCGTGCGCTGGTTCCGCGACGCGCCCGGCGCGCTGCTCGAGCCCTGGGCCGGCGCCACCGTGTGCTCCCGCGAGACCGTCGAGGCCATGCGGGCCGAGGTGCCGGGGCTGCGGCTGCTCGTGGACACCGGCCACGTCGCCGACTGGGGCGGCGACCCGCTCGAGCTGCTCGAGCACGCCGACCACGTCCAGCTGCGCCAGGGTCGCCCCGGCGCCACCCAGGTGCACGTCGACGACCCCACCGGGGTCGTGGACTTCGGCGCCGTGCTCGCCCGACTCGACGCCCTCGACTACCGGGGCCGGCTGTCGGTCGAGTACTTCGACCTGCCCGAGTACGGCTGGCCGCTCGCGGATCCGCTCGGCTGGGCGCAGGCGCTCACCGCGCGCGTCCGCGCCCTCATGGGCGCGCCGCCGTGA